One window of the Choristoneura fumiferana chromosome 18, NRCan_CFum_1, whole genome shotgun sequence genome contains the following:
- the LOC141437743 gene encoding cytochrome b5-like has translation MSEPRRFTRAQVAARSHRADAAVIIDNVVYDVTGFLSDHPGGAEVLLDNAGKDATKCFRDVGHSDDAYTWREQYVAGEVVDEEKWPVEPRDKPFDSTREPLTLSGLLGAAFPPVALAAVSYMVYLYLFG, from the coding sequence ATGAGCGAGCCCCGGCGCTTCACTCGCGCGCAGGTCGCGGCGCGCAGCCACCGCGCCGACGCCGCAGTCATCATTGACAACGTCGTCTATGACGTCACGGGCTTCCTCAGCGACCACCCCGGGGGCGCGGAGGTGCTGCTCGACAACGCCGGGAAGGACGCCACCAAGTGCTTCCGCGACGTCGGCCACAGCGACGACGCCTACACGTGGCGGGAACAGTACGTCGCAGGAGAAGTGGTGGACGAGGAGAAGTGGCCCGTGGAGCCGCGCGACAAGCCTTTTGACAGCACGCGCGAGCCGCTCACCCTCTCCGGTCTGCTGGGCGCGGCGTTCCCTCCAGTGGCTCTCGCCGCCGTCTCCTACATGGTATACTTATATCTCTTCGGGTAG